Proteins from a genomic interval of Arachis hypogaea cultivar Tifrunner chromosome 10, arahy.Tifrunner.gnm2.J5K5, whole genome shotgun sequence:
- the LOC112715904 gene encoding nicotinate N-methyltransferase 1: protein MEMKMNGVTTSTATVTTTCESQNKARLAILELAHMMSVPMSLVAVINLKVPQAIWQGGSNAPISASQILARGGAAYDAENLQRILRLLASYNIFMEHLNSSGERKYSLTDIGKTLIDDAEGLSYAYYMLQHHQDALMRAWPLMEETVKDPTVEPFKKANGEGAISYYTKRPDVLKLAVKSLSGMSIPLMKDILDSYDGFQGVDTLVDVGGNNGISLRSIMEKYPNVRKGINFDLPDMVANAPQIPGVTHVGGDAFESVPSGDAIFIKWVLLAWTDEECKKVFQNCYKALPANGKVIACEPVAPEMTDESQRTRALLAGDIFIMTMYRTKGKHRTEQQFKELATSAGFSHFRAFYVDPYMAVLEFHK, encoded by the exons ATGGAGATGAAGATGAATGGGGTTACTACCAGCACGGCCACCGTTACCACCACTTGTGAGTCTCAAAACAAAGCGAGGCTTGCAATTCTGGAACTAGCACACATGATGAGTGTCCCAATGTCCCTCGTCGCCGTCATCAATCTGAAGGTCCCCCAAGCCATATGGCAAGGCGGTTCCAACGCTCCCATCTCCGCCTCTCAAATTCTCGCCCGCGGTGGTGCCGCCTATGACGCTGAGAACCTTCAGCGCATTCTCCGCTTGCTGGCCAGCTATAACATATTCATGGAGCACCTTAACAGCAGCGGTGAAAGGAAGTACTCCCTCACTGACATTGGCAAAACTCTCATTGATGATGCTGAAGGTTTGTCCTATGCATATTACATGCTCCAGCACCATCAG GATGCATTGATGCGAGCATGGCCGTTGATGGAGGAGACAGTGAAGGATCCAACAGTGGAGCCATTCAAGAAAGCAAACGGAGAGGGTGCAATTTCATATTATACAAAGAGACCAGATGTGTTGAAATTGGCTGTTAAATCCTTATCTGGAATGTCCATACCTTTAATGAAGGATATCTTGGATTCCTATGATGGCTTCCAAGGTGTGGACACATTGGTTGATGTTGGTGGCAACAATGGTATCTCTTTACGCTCGATCATGGAAAAATACCCAAATGTGCGTAAGGGCATCAACTTTGATCTTCCAGATATGGTGGCCAATGCACCACAGATTCCAG GTGTAACTCATGTGGGTGGCGACGCGTTTGAATCTGTTCCTAGTGGAGATGCCATCTTCATAAAG TGGGTCCTGTTAGCATGGACAGATGAGGAATGCAAGAAAGTTTTCCAGAATTGCTATAAGGCTCTTCCGGCGAACGGAAAAGTGATTGCTTGCGAGCCGGTGGCGCCGGAGATGACGGATGAGAGCCAGAGAACAAGAGCATTGCTTGCTGGTGACATATTCATTATGACAATGTACAGAACCAAGGGGAAGCACAGGACGGAACAACAATTCAAAGAGCTTGCTACTTCTGCTGGATTTTCTCATTTTCGTGCTTTCTATGTTGATCCTTACATGGCTGTGCTTGAATTTCACAAATGA